The Brassica napus cultivar Da-Ae chromosome C7, Da-Ae, whole genome shotgun sequence genome has a segment encoding these proteins:
- the LOC111207575 gene encoding trehalase isoform X1: MAISDTGPVVQTTPFVTFLQRVQLEAHRSYPNEITPDPKFYIDLSLKLPHHLSTVEAAFNDLTSGSRDLPVPVKKLEKFVHEYFDDAKDLVPHEPEDFVTDPFEFLLNVENDQVRQWAREVHGLWKTLCYRVSDSVRESPDRHTLLPLPEPVIIPGSRFKEVYYWDSYWVIKGLMTSKMFTTAKGIVTNLMSLVETYGYALNGARAYYTNRSQPPLLSSMVYEIYNATQDEELVRKAIPVLLKECEFWNSGKHKVVIRDASGNDHMLSRYYAMWNMPRPESYVFDQESASAFSNTVEKQRFLRDIATAAETGCDFSTRWMRDPPNFATMATTSVVPVDLNVFLLKMELDIAFMMDICGDKNGSERFVKASEAREKAFETVFWNEKAGQWLDYWLSSDGDEPETWKAENQNTNVFASNFAPIWISSFNSGTFYLCNNVDENLVKKVVKALKNSGLIAPAGILTSLKNSGQQWDYPNGWAPQQEIIVTGLARSGVKEAKEIAEEIARRWIRSSYSVYNTSGSIHEKLNVAEFGEYGGGGEYKPQTGFGWSNGVILAFLEEFGWHSDISIES, encoded by the exons ATGGCAATCTCAGACACAGGTCCCGTGGTCCAGACGACCCCGTTCGTCACTTTCCTCCAGCGCGTGCAGCTAGAAGCGCACCGGTCCTACCCAAATGAAATAACCCCTGACCCCAAATTCTACATTGACCtatctctcaagcttcctcaccaTCTCTCCACCGTTGAGGCCGCCTTCAACGACCTCACGAGCGGATCACGTGACCTGCCAGTGCCAGTGAAGAAGCTTGAAAAGTTCGTCCATGAATACTTCGACGATGCGAAGGATCTGGTCCCTCATGAACCAGAGGATTTCGTCACAGATCCCTTCGAGTTCCTCCTCAACGTAGAGAACGATCAAGTCAGACAATGGGCACGTGAGGTGCACGGCCTGTGGAAAACACTATGCTACAGAGTCTCTGACTCCGTGAGAGAGTCTCCTGACCGGCACACGCTTCTACCGTTGCCGGAACCGGTTATCATTCCCGGTTCGAGATTCAAAGAAGTCTATTACTGGGATTCTTACTGGGTTATCAA AGGACTTATGACGAGTAAAATGTTCACTACGGCCAAAGGTATAGTGACAAATCTGATGTCACTTGTGGAGACTTATGGTTACGCATTGAACGGAGCTAGAGCTTATTACACTAACCGAAG CCAACCACCTCTATTGAGCTCAATGGTCTATGAGATTTATAATGCAACCCAAGATGAAGAACTTGTGAGGAAAGCTATCCCTGTGCTTCTCAAAGAGTGCGAGTTCTGGAACTCAG GAAAACATAAGGTGGTTATTCGAGATGCTAGTGGCAATGATCACATGTTAAGCCGCTATTACGCCATGTGGAACATGCCTAGACCTGAATCCTATGTTTTC GATCAAGAATCTGCTTCAGCGTTTTCGAATACGGTAGAGAAGCAACGGTTCCTTCGAGATATAGCCACGGCTGCTGAAACAGGATGTGATTTTAGCACACGATGGATGAG GGATCCTCCTAATTTCGCAACGATGGCTACAACATCAGTTGTTCCTGTTGATCTAAATGTTTTTCTTCTCAAG ATGGAACTCGATATAGCGTTCATGATGGATATTTGTGGAGATAAAAACGGCTCAGAGCGTTTTGTGAAAGCGTCAGAAGCGAGAGAGAAAGCGTTTGAAACTGTGTTTTGGAACGAAAAGGCAGGACAGTGGTTAGACTACTGGCTTTCCTCCGATGGTGAC GAGCCCGAGACATGGAAAGCTGAGAACCAGAACACCAATGTTTTTGCTTCTAACTTTGCTCCAATCTGGATCAGTTCCTTTAATTCAG GAACGTTTTATCTTTGTAACAATGTAGATGAAAATCTTGTCAAGAAAGTTGTGAAGGCTCTTAAAAACTCAGGGCTCATAGCTCCTGCTGGGATCTTAACCTCTTTGAAAAACTCAGGACAACAGTG GGATTATCCGAATGGATGGGCCCCGCAACAAGAGATAATTGTTACAGGGCTTGCGAGATCGGGTGTAAAGGAAGCTAAAGAGATAGCAGAGGAGATTGCAAGGAGATGGATCAGAAGCAGCTATAGTGTTTACAATACGAGTGGTAGTATTCATGAGAAGCTCAATGTTGCAGAGTTTGGTGAGTATGGTGGTGGAGGTGAATATAAGCCACAG ACGGGCTTTGGGTGGTCAAACGGAGTTATATTAGCATTCttggaggagtttggatggCACTCTGACATCAGCATTGAATCGTAG
- the LOC111207575 gene encoding trehalase isoform X2, with translation MAISDTGPVVQTTPFVTFLQRVQLEAHRSYPNEITPDPKFYIDLSLKLPHHLSTVEAAFNDLTSGSRDLPVPVKKLEKFVHEYFDDAKDLVPHEPEDFVTDPFEFLLNVENDQVRQWAREVHGLWKTLCYRVSDSVRESPDRHTLLPLPEPVIIPGSRFKEVYYWDSYWVIKGLMTSKMFTTAKGIVTNLMSLVETYGYALNGARAYYTNRSQPPLLSSMVYEIYNATQDEELVRKAIPVLLKECEFWNSGKHKVVIRDASGNDHMLSRYYAMWNMPRPESYVFDQESASAFSNTVEKQRFLRDIATAAETGCDFSTRWMRDPPNFATMATTSVVPVDLNVFLLKMELDIAFMMDICGDKNGSERFVKASEAREKAFETVFWNEKAGQWLDYWLSSDGDEPETWKAENQNTNVFASNFAPIWISSFNSDENLVKKVVKALKNSGLIAPAGILTSLKNSGQQWDYPNGWAPQQEIIVTGLARSGVKEAKEIAEEIARRWIRSSYSVYNTSGSIHEKLNVAEFGEYGGGGEYKPQTGFGWSNGVILAFLEEFGWHSDISIES, from the exons ATGGCAATCTCAGACACAGGTCCCGTGGTCCAGACGACCCCGTTCGTCACTTTCCTCCAGCGCGTGCAGCTAGAAGCGCACCGGTCCTACCCAAATGAAATAACCCCTGACCCCAAATTCTACATTGACCtatctctcaagcttcctcaccaTCTCTCCACCGTTGAGGCCGCCTTCAACGACCTCACGAGCGGATCACGTGACCTGCCAGTGCCAGTGAAGAAGCTTGAAAAGTTCGTCCATGAATACTTCGACGATGCGAAGGATCTGGTCCCTCATGAACCAGAGGATTTCGTCACAGATCCCTTCGAGTTCCTCCTCAACGTAGAGAACGATCAAGTCAGACAATGGGCACGTGAGGTGCACGGCCTGTGGAAAACACTATGCTACAGAGTCTCTGACTCCGTGAGAGAGTCTCCTGACCGGCACACGCTTCTACCGTTGCCGGAACCGGTTATCATTCCCGGTTCGAGATTCAAAGAAGTCTATTACTGGGATTCTTACTGGGTTATCAA AGGACTTATGACGAGTAAAATGTTCACTACGGCCAAAGGTATAGTGACAAATCTGATGTCACTTGTGGAGACTTATGGTTACGCATTGAACGGAGCTAGAGCTTATTACACTAACCGAAG CCAACCACCTCTATTGAGCTCAATGGTCTATGAGATTTATAATGCAACCCAAGATGAAGAACTTGTGAGGAAAGCTATCCCTGTGCTTCTCAAAGAGTGCGAGTTCTGGAACTCAG GAAAACATAAGGTGGTTATTCGAGATGCTAGTGGCAATGATCACATGTTAAGCCGCTATTACGCCATGTGGAACATGCCTAGACCTGAATCCTATGTTTTC GATCAAGAATCTGCTTCAGCGTTTTCGAATACGGTAGAGAAGCAACGGTTCCTTCGAGATATAGCCACGGCTGCTGAAACAGGATGTGATTTTAGCACACGATGGATGAG GGATCCTCCTAATTTCGCAACGATGGCTACAACATCAGTTGTTCCTGTTGATCTAAATGTTTTTCTTCTCAAG ATGGAACTCGATATAGCGTTCATGATGGATATTTGTGGAGATAAAAACGGCTCAGAGCGTTTTGTGAAAGCGTCAGAAGCGAGAGAGAAAGCGTTTGAAACTGTGTTTTGGAACGAAAAGGCAGGACAGTGGTTAGACTACTGGCTTTCCTCCGATGGTGAC GAGCCCGAGACATGGAAAGCTGAGAACCAGAACACCAATGTTTTTGCTTCTAACTTTGCTCCAATCTGGATCAGTTCCTTTAATTCAG ATGAAAATCTTGTCAAGAAAGTTGTGAAGGCTCTTAAAAACTCAGGGCTCATAGCTCCTGCTGGGATCTTAACCTCTTTGAAAAACTCAGGACAACAGTG GGATTATCCGAATGGATGGGCCCCGCAACAAGAGATAATTGTTACAGGGCTTGCGAGATCGGGTGTAAAGGAAGCTAAAGAGATAGCAGAGGAGATTGCAAGGAGATGGATCAGAAGCAGCTATAGTGTTTACAATACGAGTGGTAGTATTCATGAGAAGCTCAATGTTGCAGAGTTTGGTGAGTATGGTGGTGGAGGTGAATATAAGCCACAG ACGGGCTTTGGGTGGTCAAACGGAGTTATATTAGCATTCttggaggagtttggatggCACTCTGACATCAGCATTGAATCGTAG
- the LOC111207575 gene encoding trehalase isoform X3 encodes MAISDTGPVVQTTPFVTFLQRVQLEAHRSYPNEITPDPKFYIDLSLKLPHHLSTVEAAFNDLTSGSRDLPVPVKKLEKFVHEYFDDAKDLVPHEPEDFVTDPFEFLLNVENDQVRQWAREVHGLWKTLCYRVSDSVRESPDRHTLLPLPEPVIIPGSRFKEVYYWDSYWVIKGLMTSKMFTTAKGIVTNLMSLVETYGYALNGARAYYTNRSQPPLLSSMVYEIYNATQDEELVRKAIPVLLKECEFWNSGKHKVVIRDASGNDHMLSRYYAMWNMPRPESYVFDQESASAFSNTVEKQRFLRDIATAAETGCDFSTRWMRDPPNFATMATTSVVPVDLNVFLLKMELDIAFMMDICGDKNGSERFVKASEAREKAFETVFWNEKAGQWLDYWLSSDGDEPETWKAENQNTNVFASNFAPIWISSFNSGTFYLCNNVDENLVKKVVKALKNSGLIAPAGILTSLKNSGQQWDYPNGWAPQQEIIVTGLARSGVKEAKEIAEEIARRWIRSSYSVYNTSGSIHEKLNVAEFGEYGGGGEYKPQEYQG; translated from the exons ATGGCAATCTCAGACACAGGTCCCGTGGTCCAGACGACCCCGTTCGTCACTTTCCTCCAGCGCGTGCAGCTAGAAGCGCACCGGTCCTACCCAAATGAAATAACCCCTGACCCCAAATTCTACATTGACCtatctctcaagcttcctcaccaTCTCTCCACCGTTGAGGCCGCCTTCAACGACCTCACGAGCGGATCACGTGACCTGCCAGTGCCAGTGAAGAAGCTTGAAAAGTTCGTCCATGAATACTTCGACGATGCGAAGGATCTGGTCCCTCATGAACCAGAGGATTTCGTCACAGATCCCTTCGAGTTCCTCCTCAACGTAGAGAACGATCAAGTCAGACAATGGGCACGTGAGGTGCACGGCCTGTGGAAAACACTATGCTACAGAGTCTCTGACTCCGTGAGAGAGTCTCCTGACCGGCACACGCTTCTACCGTTGCCGGAACCGGTTATCATTCCCGGTTCGAGATTCAAAGAAGTCTATTACTGGGATTCTTACTGGGTTATCAA AGGACTTATGACGAGTAAAATGTTCACTACGGCCAAAGGTATAGTGACAAATCTGATGTCACTTGTGGAGACTTATGGTTACGCATTGAACGGAGCTAGAGCTTATTACACTAACCGAAG CCAACCACCTCTATTGAGCTCAATGGTCTATGAGATTTATAATGCAACCCAAGATGAAGAACTTGTGAGGAAAGCTATCCCTGTGCTTCTCAAAGAGTGCGAGTTCTGGAACTCAG GAAAACATAAGGTGGTTATTCGAGATGCTAGTGGCAATGATCACATGTTAAGCCGCTATTACGCCATGTGGAACATGCCTAGACCTGAATCCTATGTTTTC GATCAAGAATCTGCTTCAGCGTTTTCGAATACGGTAGAGAAGCAACGGTTCCTTCGAGATATAGCCACGGCTGCTGAAACAGGATGTGATTTTAGCACACGATGGATGAG GGATCCTCCTAATTTCGCAACGATGGCTACAACATCAGTTGTTCCTGTTGATCTAAATGTTTTTCTTCTCAAG ATGGAACTCGATATAGCGTTCATGATGGATATTTGTGGAGATAAAAACGGCTCAGAGCGTTTTGTGAAAGCGTCAGAAGCGAGAGAGAAAGCGTTTGAAACTGTGTTTTGGAACGAAAAGGCAGGACAGTGGTTAGACTACTGGCTTTCCTCCGATGGTGAC GAGCCCGAGACATGGAAAGCTGAGAACCAGAACACCAATGTTTTTGCTTCTAACTTTGCTCCAATCTGGATCAGTTCCTTTAATTCAG GAACGTTTTATCTTTGTAACAATGTAGATGAAAATCTTGTCAAGAAAGTTGTGAAGGCTCTTAAAAACTCAGGGCTCATAGCTCCTGCTGGGATCTTAACCTCTTTGAAAAACTCAGGACAACAGTG GGATTATCCGAATGGATGGGCCCCGCAACAAGAGATAATTGTTACAGGGCTTGCGAGATCGGGTGTAAAGGAAGCTAAAGAGATAGCAGAGGAGATTGCAAGGAGATGGATCAGAAGCAGCTATAGTGTTTACAATACGAGTGGTAGTATTCATGAGAAGCTCAATGTTGCAGAGTTTGGTGAGTATGGTGGTGGAGGTGAATATAAGCCACAG GAATATCAGGGTTAA
- the LOC111207550 gene encoding protein NLP7-like produces MCDPDDDDSARNGVTPPASSRRSREIRMDVDDLDLDGSWPLDQIPYLSSSNRMISPIFVSSSSEQPCSPLWAFSDGGVNGNHATNGGYDGEKISSASGVSSFHLADYPLFLPYASSSSIAETTTEKHNGFNFPSPLMSLVPSENADNYCVIKERMTQALRYFKESTEQHVLAQVWAPVRKNGRDLLTTLGQPFVLNPNGNGLNQYRMISLTYMFSVDSDCDIELGLPGRVFRQKLPEWTPNVQYYSSKEFSRLDHALHYNVRGTLALPVFNPSGESCIGVVELIMTSEKIHYAPEVDKVCKALEAVNLKSSEILDHQTTQICNESRQNALAEILEVLTVVCETHNLPLAQTWVPCQHGSVLANGGGLKKNCTSFDGSCMGQVCMSTTDMACYVVDAHVWGFRDACLEHHLQKGQGVAGRAFLNGGSCFCRDITKFCKTQYPLVHYALMFKLTSCFAISLQSSYTGDDSYILEFFLPSTITDDQEQDSLLGSLLVTMKEHFQSLRVASGVDFGEDDDKLSFEIIQALPDKKVRSKIESIRVPFSGFKSNATERLLIPQPAAQSSNPANEKVNVATSNGVVKEKKKTEKKRGKAEKTISLDVLQQYFTGSLKDAAKSLGVCPTTMKRICRQHGISRWPSRKIKKVNRSITKLKRVIESVQGTDGGLDLTSMAVSSIPWTNGQTGAQPLNSPSGSKPPEPPNTSHSPNHWSSDHSPQEANGSPELPSNGHKRSRTGDESAGTPTSHGSCDGNQLDETKVPNQDPLFTVGASPGLCFPPYSRDHDVSAASFAIPNRLLGNIDHFRGMPIEDAGSSKDLRNLCSSTPFDDKFPEPNWMNNDNNNMYAPAKEEAVANTTREPSGSEMRTVTIKASYKEDIIRFKISSGSGIMELKDEVAKRLKLDAGTFDIKYLDDDNEWVLIACDADLQECLEIPRLSRTSVVRLLVHDATTNLGSSCESTGEL; encoded by the exons ATGTGCGACCCCGATGATGATGATTCCGCCAGAAACGGCGTCACGCCTCCAGCGTCGTCAAGGAGGTCAAGGGAGATTCGGATGGACGTGGATGACTTGGATCTCGACGGTTCATGGCCTCTCGATCAGATCCCTTACTTATCCTCCTCGAATCGCATGATTTCGCCGATTttcgtctcctcctcctccgagCAGCCTTGCTCGCCTCTCTGGGCGTTCTCCGACGGTGGAGTTAACGGTAACCACGCAACTAACGGTGGATACGACGGCGAGAAGATTAGCTCCGCCTCCGGTGTTTCTTCTTTCCATCTCGCCGATTATCCTCTCTTTCTCCCTT AcgcttcttcatcatcaataGCTGAAACCACAACAGAGAAACACAACGGTTTCAACTTTCCTTCTCCGTTGATGAGCTTAGTCCCGTCAGAGAACGCAGACAACTACTGTGTGATCAAAGAGAGGATGACTCAGGCGCTTCGGTACTTCAAAGAATCAACCGAACAGCACGTCTTGGCTCAGGTCTGGGCTCCTGTGAGAAAGAATGGTCGTGATTTGCTGACGACTTTGGGTCAACCTTTTGTTCTTAATCCTAACGGTAACGGGCTTAATCAATACAGGATGATCTCTCTCACCTATATGTTTTCTGTGGATAGTGATTGTGACATTGAGCTCGGGCTCCCGGGTCGGGTTTTCCGTCAGAAGTTGCCTGAGTGGACGCCAAATGTTCAGTACTATTCCAGCAAAGAGTTCTCCCGGCTTGACCACGCCTTGCATTATAACGTGCGTGGAACACTGGCTTTGCCTGTGTTTAATCCCTCGGGTGAGTCATGCATTGGTGTCGTGGAACTTATCATGACCTCGGAGAAGATTCACTATGCACCCGAGGTGGACAAAGTTTGCAAAGCCCTTGAG GCGGTGAATCTGAAAAGCTCAGAAATACTTGATCACCAAACAACTCAG ATATGCAATGAGAGTCGCCAGAACGCACTTGCGGAGATTCTGGAAGTGTTGACAGTCGTATGCGAGACCCATAACTTGCCTCTGGCTCAGACCTGGGTTCCATGCCAGCATGGGAGCGTTCTTGCCAATGGTGGGGGTCTAAAGAAAAACTGCACCAGTTTTGACGGTAGCTGCATGGGCCAAGTCTGCATGTCCACAACCGACATGGCCTGCTATGTCGTGGATGCTCATGTCTGGGGCTTTAGAGATGCCTGTCTTGAACACCATCTCCAGAAAGGACAGGGAGTTGCTGGACGTGCTTTTCTCAACGGCGGCTCGTGTTTCTGCCGAGACATCACCAAGTTCTGCAAAACGCAGTATCCACTGGTCCATTATGCGCTTATGTTCAAGTTAACCAGTTGTTTTGCAATTTCTCTCCAGAGTTCTTACACAGGCGACGACAGTTACATTCTTGAATTCTTTCTTCCCTCGACTATAACAGACGACCAAGAGCAAGATTCGCTGCTGGGGTCTCTTTTGGTGACAATGAAAGAACATTTTCAGAGCCTGAGGGTTGCATCTGGGGTTGACTTTGGTGAAGATGACGACAAATTGTCTTTCGAGATCATCCAAGCATTACCGGACAAGAAGGTTCGTTCAAAAATTGAATCCATTCGAGTTCCCTTTTCTGGTTTCAAGTCAAACGCGACAGAGAGGCTGCTGATTCCTCAGCCTGCGGCTCAGTCTTCAAATCCAGCAAACGAGAAAGTCAACGTGGCCACTTCTAATGGTgtggttaaggaaaagaagaaaacagagaaaaagcGTGGGAAGGCTGAGAAAACAATCAGTCTGGATGTACTTCAGCAATATTTCACCGGAAGTCTCAAAGACGCTGCAAAGAGCCTCGGAG TTTGTCCGACAACAATGAAGCGAATTTGCAGACAACACGGCATCTCCCGGTGGCCATCAAGGAAGATCAAGAAAGTGAATCGCTCAATCACAAAGCTGAAACGCGTCATAGAATCCGTTCAAGGTACTGATGGAGGCCTCGACCTGACTTCAATGGCCGTTAGTTCCATCCCTTGGACAAACGGCCAAACAGGAGCACAGCCACTAAACTCACCCAGCGGTTCCAAACCACCAGAGCCACCAAACACCAGTCATTCACCTAACCACTGGTCAAGTGATCACAGTCCTCAAGAGGCAAATGGTTCGCCTGAGTTACCAAGCAATGGTCATAAGCGTTCACGAACGGGGGATGAGAGCGCTGGAACACCAACCTCTCACGGCTCATGTGACGGTAACCAATTAGATGAAACAAAGGTCCCGAACCAAGATCCGCTATTCACGGTCGGTGCATCCCCAGGACTCTGTTTTCCTCCATATTCTAGAGATCATGATGTATCCGCCGCATCATTTGCAATACCGAACAGACTTCTTGGTAACATAGACCATTTCAGAGGAATGCCCATCGAAGACGCTGGAAGTTCAAAGGATCTGAGAAACCTCTGCTCCTCTACACCATTCGACGATAAGTTTCCGGAACCAAACTGGATGAACAATGATAACAACAACATGTACGCTCCTGCAAAGGAAGAGGCTGTTGCAAATACTACACGCGAACCATCAGGCTCAGAAATGAGAACGGTAACCATCAAAGCAAGCTACAAAGAAGACATAATACGGTTCAAGATATCATCTGGTTCGGGTATAATGGAACTGAAAGATGAAGTGGCGAAGAGGCTGAAACTTGACGCAGGTACGTTTGATATCAAGTATCTGGACGATGATAATGAATGGGTTTTGATAGCTTGTGATGCTGATCTTCAAGAATGTCTAGAGATCCCTAGATTGTCCCGTACTAGTGTAGTAAGGCTCTTGGTCCATGATGCAACAACGAACCTCGGGAGCTCCTGCGAGAGTACTGGAGAATTGTAA
- the LOC106440562 gene encoding uncharacterized protein LOC106440562 yields MDKTTSVISSASINSTVTSTTSMEKINQAASCVSASFISAFFASLERCACVNLSTSHDDEDDDGEESYHRPLALSAAPHSHDTV; encoded by the coding sequence ATGGACAAAACCACCAGCGTAATCAGCAGCGCCTCGATCAACTCCACCGTAACCTCAACGACTTCCATGGAGAAGATCAACCAGGCCGCGAGCTGCGTCAGCGCCTCCTTCATCTCCGCTTTCTTCGCCTCCCTCGAGCGCTGCGCCTGCGTCAACCTCTCCACCTCCCATGACGACGAAGACGACGACGGCGAGGAATCCTACCACCGTCCCCTTGCTCTCTCCGCCGCGCCTCATTCACACGACACCGTTTAA